The proteins below come from a single Triticum aestivum cultivar Chinese Spring chromosome 5D, IWGSC CS RefSeq v2.1, whole genome shotgun sequence genomic window:
- the LOC123126190 gene encoding UDP-glycosyltransferase 91C1-like has product MDSAGSSSSPLRVVIVPWLAFGHMLPYLELAERLASRGHRVSYVSTPRNLARLPPLRPAAAPRVDLVALPLPRVDGLPDGAESTNDVPVDQRELHLKAFDGLAAPFAEFMAAACADEGTRPHWVIADSFHHWVAVAAVQQKVPCAMLLPTAAVIAIARAETRPRYKQEDMAPMYGDQGASGMSLAQRWLLTKERSALGVIRSCVEWEPESFPLVQPLLGMPVVPLGLLPPSPDGGRRAGGTNESSEHASVRWLDAQSPGSVVYVALGSEVPLPLEQVHELALGLELAGTRFLWALRKPSGAAVLDDGADMLPPGFQERARGQGLVTTGWVPQMSILAHPAVGGFLTHCGQNSLIEGLLFGHPLVMLPIFGDQGPNARQMEAKMAGLQVARDESNGSFDRHGIASAVRDVMVDGEARRRFVAGAAKMQEVVANSERQERYIDEFVLHLRSHGAAIATDGKATTAATS; this is encoded by the exons ATGGACAGCGCCGggtcctcctcctcgccgctgcGCGTCGTGATCGTCCCCTGGCTCGCCTTCGGCCACATGCTCCCGTACCTGGAGCTCGCCGAGCGGCTGGCGTCGCGAGGCCACCGCGTGTCATACGTCTCCACGCCGCGCAACCTCGCCCGCCTCCCGCCGCTGCGCCCGGCCGCGGCGCCGCGCGTCGACCTCGTCGCCCTCCCGCTGCCGCGCGTCGACGGCCTCCCCGACGGCGCCGAGTCCACCAACGACGTCCCCGTCGACCAGCGGGAGCTCCACCTCAAAGCCTTCGACGGCCTCGCCGCGCCCTTCGCCGAGTTCATGGCCGCCGCGTGCGCCGATGAGGGCACGAGGCCTCACTGGGTCATCGCCGACAGCTTCCACCACtgggtcgccgtcgccgccgtccagcAAAAG GTGCCATGCGCGATGCTTCTCCCGACCGCTGCTGTGATCGCTATTGCGCGCGCCGAGACCCGCCCTCGTTACAAGCAGGAGGACATGGCTCCCATGTACGGCGACCAAGGCGCATCGGGTATGTCCCTCGCCCAGCGCTGGCTGTTGACGAAAGAGAGGTCCGCGCTCGGGGTCATCCGGAGCTGCGTGGAGTGGGAGCCCGAGTCCTTCCCGCTGGTGCAACCGCTCCTCGGCATGCCGGTCGTGCCTCTCGGCCTTCTCCCACCGTCACCCGACGGAGGCCGTCGTGCCGGCGGCACCAATGAATCATCAGAGCACGCCAGCGTGCGCTGGCTGGACGCGCAGTCGCCCGGCTCGGTGGTGTACGTGGCGCTGGGGAGCGAAGTGCCGCTGCCCCTGGAGCAGGTACACGAGCTCGCCCTCGGGCTGGAGCTCGCCGGGACGCGCTTCCTCTGGGCTCTCCGGAAGCCCAGCGGCGCCGCCGTCCTAGATGACGGAGCCGACATGCTTCCACCGGGTTTCCAAGAGCGCGCTCGCGGCCAGGGGCTGGTGACCACGGGGTGGGTTCCTCAGATGAGCATCCTGGCGCACCCCGCCGTGGGCGGGTTCCTGACGCACTGCGGCCAGAACTCGCTGATCGAAGGGCTCCTGTTTGGGCACCCACTCGTCATGCTGCCCATCTTCGGCGACCAAGGCCCGAATGCGCGCCAAATGGAGGCCAAGATGGCGGGGTTGCAGGTGGCGAGGGACGAGAGCAATGGGTCGTTCGACCGGCATGGCATCGCGAGCGCGGTCCGGGACGTCATGGTTGACGGGGAGGCAAGGAGGAGATTCGTGGCAGGTGCAGCGAAGATGCAGGAGGTCGTAGCTAATTCGGAACGGCAGGAGCGGTACATCGACGAATTTGTGCTACACCTTCGATCTCACGGCGCCGCAATTGCAACTGATGGCAAAGCCACTACGGCCGCTACTTCCTGA